The following coding sequences are from one Nicotiana tomentosiformis chromosome 3, ASM39032v3, whole genome shotgun sequence window:
- the LOC138907987 gene encoding uncharacterized protein — MEPMSDIAGYFTKLKRLWDELDALNVVICCSCVCTCEGKAKLTKSLEDQRLIQFLMGLNEIYAQARGNIPMMNHLPSIDVAYSLLLQDENQREVYANTHFNSDSFFYGDRAGENFQKNRNQAQREATVGTKLNNSGQKFTKPQQKFKAKKRYNPNVSCTYCEKIRHTQEDCYRIIGFPDDFEFTNQKNYQNQIKANAVLTHENHEN; from the exons ATGGAGCCAATGAGTGATATTGCAGGATACTTCACTAAACTCAAACGATTGTGGGATGAATTGGATGCTTTAAATGTTGTCATATGTTGTTCATGTGTGTGTACTTGTGAAGGAAAAGCAAAATTAACTAAGTCACTTGAAGATCAGAGGTTAATTCAATTCCTAATGGGATTAAATGAAATCTATGCACAAGCAAGAGGAAACATACCCATGATGAATCATTTACCTAGCATAGATGTTGCCTATTCTCTTCTCTTGCAAGATGAAAATCAAAGAGAAGTTTATGCAAACACACATTTTAACTCAGATTCATT CTTTTATGGTGATAGGGCAGGGGAGAACTTTCAGAAAAACAGGAACCAAGCACAAAGAGAAGCAACAGTGGGAACAAAACTTAATAATTCAGGGCAGAAGTTCACTAAACCACAGCAGAAGTTTAAGGCAAAGAAGAGGTACAATCCAAATGTGTCTTGtacttattgtgaaaaaataaggCATACTCAAGAAGATTGCTACAGAATCATTGGATTTCCAGATGATTTTGAGTTTACCAATCAGAAGAACTATCAAAATCAGATCAAGGCAAATGCAGTTTTAACACATGAAAATCATGAGAATTAG